From Chryseobacterium camelliae:
TCCCAGGAGGAACTGCAGTTAGATGAGGGTATGGCAGAGCTGCTGGAGGATTACTTTTTAGGTTCGTTCAAATCTGAGGAAACATACCAGTTTTACAGCGATTCATACCTTGTTAACAATCCCATTTACAGTGCTGTATCAGAAATTTTTGATGATAAGGCCAAATTTCTCTGGGAATCTGAAAATATAGCCAAGCATCTTTTTGAAGCTGCGGAAAACCCGCGTGTACAGGGAGGCGAATTATTTATTGTGTATTTTGAAGGTGACGGAGCAGGTGATGAGAAAGTAGACAAAATCGGGATCTTTAAGACTGAAAAAAGAGAATCTTTCCTGAAAATTTTCCCGGAAAATGAGACTTTCGGCATGGAGAAGGACCAGGGAATCAGTCTTTCCAAAATAGATAAGGCTGCATTGATCTACAACAACGGAAAAGAAACCGGATATGTGCTTTCTGTGGTGGATAATAACAAGAATGGTGATATGTACTACTGGTTTGAGGATTTCCTGAAGGTAAAGCAGCGTGATGACGAATATTTCCACACCCAGGAAGCTTTGATGGTCTACAAGGATTATATCACCAAACAGCTGCCGCAGGAGTTTGAAGTTTCCAGGGCAGACCAGGCAGATTTTCTCAATAAGTCAATTAATTTCTTCAAGGAAAAAGAAGAGTTCAATCTGGATGATTTCAACAAAGAAGTCTTAGGCGACGAGCATGTTATTGAAAGCTTTGTAAATTTCAAAACCGACTATGAACAGGATATGCAGATTAATATTGCTGAGGAATTTCCCATTAACGAAACAGCGGTGAAAAAGACCCAGCGCCATTTCAAAAGCATTATTAAGCTGGACAAGAATTTCCATATATACATTCACGGAGACCGCCAGATGATCGACCAGGGACAGAATGAAAAAGGAAAATACTATATGCTGTACTTTGATAAGGAAGCCTAATCTGAAAATGCAGGCCGTTTTATAGCATACAAAATCCCTGAAGAAAACTCCAGGGATTTTTTAATACTCACTCACTTATGCCAGATTCTTACCAGGATGATGACAAATAATTAATTAATTTTTAAAATACAGATTGTTTAAGTTTTATTGCTTTAAGCATATAGTAGTTTAAGCAGTATGATAAAAAAATCTGGCTTCAATGATTTACATGATTTACAAATTGTGTTCTACGGGTATGTCTGTGAGCCTGACATTACTTTCGGACTCAAAATTACGGATTGTTTCTGCTTTAAAATAAAATGGTCCGTAGAATGATAAAACAAAAAAAGTAGAAATAGATATCATATTATGTAGAAAATTTTCTACATAATATGGTATTGGACGAAATGCATTCATGACCAATCAGGGTCTGATCAACGCCGTTAACAGTACTTTTGGTAGAGTGCGATCAGATCAGCAATATTGGCTGTTTTCAGTTTAACATAGATTCTTTTCTTATAGGTGCTGATGGTGGGCATCTGTATGTTCATCAAATTGGAAATCTCAAGATTGCCGTGCCCTTTAGCCATTAGCCTGAAGATTTCATATTCTCTTTTCGACAGGGCATCAAGAGGATTGAGGGGAATGTTTCGGATGGAGGAAATGAGGAGTTGATTGACGATATTGGTGGAATAATAATATCCCTCAGAAAATATTTTGTTTACCGCATCTACCAGTTCATCAATTTTGCTGAGTTTATTGACATAGCCATGGGCACCTTCACGGATATACTGTATCGCCACCGAATCTTCATAAGCCGAAAACACCAGGATCTTAATGTCAGGATCCGCTTCCATGATTTCGGAGATCATCTTTTTGTTCTTGCTTTCCGGCATATTGATGTCCAGGATGATCATATCATATTTTTCACCGCATATCTTCTCATATGCTTCCGGATAATCCTCTGCCTGATCAATAATGACATCTGGAATTCTGGATTCCAGTACGATTGTAGTCCCTTCAAGGACTATGTGATGGTCATCTGCAATAAGGATCTTTTTACTCATCTCTTTTATTTTTTACCGTAATGATACATGCTGTTCCTATCGTGTTTTTCCTGAAAATGATCTTCCCTTCGATCATCTGCAGCAACTGAAGGACAAGGTGCAGCCCAAGCCCGTATTTTTGCAGCAGGAGCTTTTCATGGTCGATATTTTCCTGGAGCTTCATATAATATTTGATCTTGCTTTCATCCATTCCGGAGCCTGTGTCAACTATACTGAGCGATACAGAATCGTCGCCGGAGACACAGGAAAATGTAATGGATCCGTTTCTGGTAAATTTAACACTGTTATCCAAAAGATTGTGAATGATGGCTGAAAAAATGTTCTTGCTGATGGTGGTGCTGATGGTCTGATCTATTGTATTGATAATTACCGTATGGTTATTCCTTGCTATTTCATTGAACAAAAGGATTTTCTCCTCAATAAGGTCGTAGATCAGATACGTTTCTTTTTCATGTAATCTGTGGTGATTGTATATATCAGCATATTCCTTCAGGGTTTTGGTGAAATTATACAGCTGGAAAGATGACTTGTATATGGAGGACAGGACCTTCTCTGTGCTCTCGGGAGTTTTGTCTTTTCTATCCAGCATTTCCTTAGCGGTAATGGCAATGAAGCGGACCGGGCTGGTAATGTCATGGGTTACGGTGCCGATCAGCTTTTTCTGCTGCTCGATTTCCTTGTATAGCTCAATTTCAGTAGATTTCAGATCGTTTACCGTATCGGAAAGGCTTTTGGTCCTGGCTTCAATGATTTCTTCCAGTTCACGGTTTTTCTTTTTGAGAAAGCTGACCCTCCATTTGAGCAGGAAGTGAATGATAAGCACAAGGACGGACGCACACAAGATGCGGAAAAGCAGCGTCTGATAGAAGAAGGGAGGAACATAGACGCTGACCGTTTTATAAATATACTCTTCACGATCCGATGCCAGAACTTTTACCTCCAGGGTATAAGAGCCGGGCTGGATGTTGGATATCGAATACTTGCGGTCTTTCCCGATGGTTTCCCATTTTGCATGAGAGGAATTCTTCAGCCTTGCCAGGATTTTTACATTGTCATTATTCGCATAATAGGGGACATCAATGAATATATCGGCCCGGTAATTATCCTGGTTCAGATTGATTTTACCGTCAAAACTTAAAGTCTTGCCGTCAACCAGTGCCCGTTCAATATATACTTGGGCGGGATAATAGGCCTTGATCCGGAGCGGATTAAAAAAAACCAGGCCATTCAGGGAAGGAAAGACAAATTCCCCGTTATTGAGCCTGTTGCCGCAGAAGTTCCCTCCGCCGTTGAATTCATTGGTATTGAAGCCCTCTTCTTTGGAGAAACGGTAATAATGCACCCGTGTTGAAGAGTCTGAGCAGTATTTCAGAAGCTGGTTCTTCATAACCCTATACAGGCCATTGTTGGTAGAAATCCACAGAAACCCTTTTTTGTCTTCAAGGATGGTATGCGAAGAAGAAATATTTTTATTAGTGTCATAAGGCATCCTGATGAGCCGGTCGTTTCTGAGCAGGAAAAAGCCTTTTCCCAGGCTGGTGATCCAAAAATTTCCGTCATCGGTCCGTATGATATTGCGGATCAGGATATTTTTCTCCGGGGTCAGGTTGTAAATGACTCCGGTTTTTATATTGATCCGGTATAGATTTTTGATAGTGCCCACCAGGATATTGTCCTGATCCAGCCGGGCAATTTTCGTGATCTCATTATTCAGGTTAAACTGTTTTACAGGAGTGGCGAAAGATTCACCGGAGTATACTGACAATATTCCTGTGTATCCTGTATTGGCGGTTTGTTTGAGTTTTCTACTGGCAATATAGTAGGTGTTTTGATCATGATAAAGGTCAACAAAATTATTTTCCTTAAGAGTATAGGGACGGAACGTGCTGAACTTGTCCTTTTTCTGGTAAGACAGGAGAATATTAGCTTTGCTTTCAACCAGAATGTCTCCGCTACCGTCATAGCAGATGAAATAAGGTGTAAGGCTGTTGAAGTGTTTTCCCTCTATGAAACCATTCCTGTCATAGATTTCCCCATAAGGCGTAATCACTTTATCATTGCCGTAAGGAAGGGTTGAGTAAAAAATATTAGTAAGCTGCGAAGGCTTTTTCTCAGTAGCGTAAAAATCAAAGAAATTCAGGATCCTCAATCCGTTGATGGTATTTCCCAGATACAGTTTTTGATAATATTCGTCGTAATAAATGCTGGTGCAGTACTCGAGATTATCTACATCCGCCAGCTTAAGCATGCTGAGGCTGCCGTTTCTGAGCAGGCAACGGTAAATGATATTGTGGTTAACTACAAAAACCTGATTGTTGATCTGGCTCCAGAAAATTTTACTTTCAGGGTCTGTAAGCAGAGGTATATCATAAGAACGGGTAATCCTTCCGTCTTCTATTGCTGTAACAGAACGGGATGCATAGTCGAGGTGAAAGAGCTTATGGCCGACGGTAAAAAAATCAAACAGGTTGTTGAGTGTGATACTGATATTGACAGGCTGGTCTTTTTTGCTTCGGTAATCATGATACACCATAGAGTTTTCCCTGAGATAATAGATGCCGTTATTCATCCTGATATAACATCCCATGCCTTTCAGTGGATGGTAGGTATAGGCTTTGTTTGAATAGAGGATATAGCTGTATCCATCCTTTGTAGTCAGATTATTGTGGTTTTTGGCCGACTGGGGAAGTATTTTGGGAGAACGGTTGTGCAGCAACACAGAATTTTCATAACCGTCATTGGTAAAAATGCTGTCCTTGTCTTTGTTACCGTAAAAATAGGCAAACCGTTGTGTATTGAGCGGGAAATTGCGGAAGGTAAGGAAATTAGAGCCATCATAGCGTACAATTCCGTTTTCAGTAGTAAGCCAGATGAAGCCATGCTTGTCTTTGATAATATCTTTAACACTGTTTTGCGGAAGACCGTTTTCCGTATCATATTTTAAGATATTAAACTTCTGGCCGTATGCTTTGCATGAAAAACACAGGATGATAAAAAGCAATAAAGTTCTAATCAAAACATACCATTTAATGAATGGTACAAAGATAAGCATCAGGATCTTATAAATTCTCAAAGAATCATATAAAAGATAGGCGATATAGTAACGATTGTTAGTATAAGATATTTTATACTCTGTCTTGCTGCAATCGGGAGGTATGGTGGCAGAACAGGTTTGTGCAAAAAGATGATATGCTGTGTATACTTTTTTTATCGGAGCGGAAAGCAATGCTTTGAAAGAACAAGAGAATCATGAATGATCTATATTCCGGACCAATTAAGGACTTTAAAAATTGAAATTCATAACGGTGTGGGGTTATATGGTGCTGAAAAGTAAAAAGTTACACCTGGAAAGGTACTAAACCTCATTTTAATTACAAGCAGATGCCTTTACGCCTATAGATCAGCCGGGAAAAGAACAAAAAAATAAATTAAACATACATAAGACCAATCATTTAAATATTAGATAACCATAATTGGCATTGATTTAAAAAAAACATTATCTTTGATCTATCAAAGTATTATATGAATTTTGTACAGTGTCATGAGGAGCCTATACATATCCCGGGTTGTATACAAAGTTTTGGATATCTGATTGGCATTGATGCAGAATCACGTTCTATCACTTTTATCAGCGGGAATATTGCGGACATTTTTGTCATCGAGAGCATCGAAGCGCTTTTCGGTAGAAAAGTTACAGACTTTCCTCAAAGCTTCCACAGTATCATAAAATCAGATATTTATAATTCCCTGGACAACTTTACCAGACGTGAAAACGAAACCTACTTTGATAAAATCTTTATCAATGGGATACAGTATCATTTTTCTGTTTTCCGCAGCGATAATAATATATTTCTTGAATTTGAAGAAGTAATTTTCAATCCCAACAAGCGCATTTCCAATAAATATGACAGTTTTTATATCATGGATAATGCACAGGAAATCTGGGAACAGCTCCTGAATACGCTTGCTCCGATCATCAATTATGACCGGATGATGATCTACAAATTCATGATGGACGGTTCCGGAAAGGTAATCGCAGAGAAAAAGAAGGACCACGTGGAGAGCTACCTCGGGCTTCATTATCCGGAATCTGATATTCCGCGCCAGGCCCGTGAATTATACATGAAAAAGCGTAAGAGAATTTTCAGCAATGTCTATGCAGAAACCGTTCCGGTGCTGAGCAGGGATATGGAAAGCATCGATCTTACATTTACCACATCGAGGGCTATGTCCCCGATTCATGGGCAGTACATCAAAAATTCCGGGGCTTCTTCAAGTTTCAGTGTGTCTATTGTTATTGATGATCACCTCTGGGGATTGGTTACCTGCCAGAACACCGAGCCGAAGCACATTGACCTGGAAGACCGGGTGCAGGCAGGAATTTTTACAGCACTGGCCTCCAATGCCTATTCTTCTTTCAAATCTAAGAATGAGCTCCAGTACAGGCTCTCACTGAATGAGAAAACATCGCAGTTAAAAGAGCAGCTCCTGCAGGACAATAATATATTTGATGTTCTTGCCGACAATAAATCTGAACTTGCCTGTCTTCCGGAAGCGGACGGGCTCGCGATCATCTCGGATGAGCATATGGTGACTGAAGGCAGTATTCCCGACAGGGAAACCGTCGGAAGGATCGCAGACTGGGCACTGGCAAATATTGATGAAAGCATTTATGTCAACAGAAGCTTCCTCAAGGATCATGGCAAAGACCTGGCTCTTGATGAGAAGGCGGCCGGAGTAATCATCTATTGCATAGAAAAAAGCAAAAAGGAACTTCTGATCTGGTTCAGGAGGGAGTTTGACGAGCACATCAGCTGGGGTGGAAAACCGGAGAAAAAGATTGAACTTTTTGTGCAGAACGGTGAAGAAAAATACATCGTTTCCCCAAGAACGTCGTTTCATGCATTTACGGAAAGCATCAAAGGAAATTCAAAACGGTGGAACGGCAAAAATGTCAGCGCTGTAAACGCCGTGAGAGACGTAATCCTTGAGATTTCCCACAAAAATTACAATACGATAAAATCGCTCAACGACGAGCTGAAAAAAGTGAATGAAGAGCTGGACAGCTTTTCCTATACCATTTCCCATGACCTGGGAACCCCACTTACCGTTATGAAGCTGAACGCTCAGATGCTGCTGAATACCCTTACGGACGGTTCGGAAAAAAGCAGGGCAAAAATCAAAGCCATCATCAATGAGATCGACGGAATGGCTGATATGATGAACGACGTCCTTCAACTCAGCAGGGCCAAGCATACTGATATCGTGCTGGAAAGTATCCCCACCGCCCAGACGATAGAAAAAATTTCGGAAAACGCAAAAATAACCTTTGAGAGCCCGAAAAGTAAAATCATCATCAAGGCCTGTCCTGAAGTGATGGCAGATAAGACCTTGCTTCACCAGGTTTTCCTGAACATCATCAACAACGCGGTGAAATATTCCTCCACCAAAGAACAGCCTGTTGTGGAGATCGATGGAGTGGAAGACGGCGAATTCGTGGTCTACAGGATCAGCGATAACGGCATCGGTATTCCCGAAGAGGAAAAACACAGGATGTTTAAGATTTTTAACCGGATGGTCAACGCCAGGAAATTCAAAGGAAATGGTGTGGGGCTTTCTATCGTGCACCGCATCATGAAGAGGATTGGCGGCAGTGTGGAATACGAAAGCAATGACGAAGGAACTACATTCATTTTAAAGTTCAAAAACCCTAAATTAGAGGAATTTTAAAATCGTTATATATTTTCAATTTTCATGATATCAGAATATCTTAAACAACATACAGCGGCTTATCATGACGCTGCTGAAAAGCTTTTCAGTTCAGAAAAAATTTTCAATAAAACATTTACTTTAGACGACTACAAAAAGATCATCCGTACCAATTACCTGATGCTGCTGAACTCCGAAGAGAAGATTAATGAACATCTTTCGGAAGAATGGGCGGGTAAGATCGATCTTGGCAAGAGGAAAAAACTTCCATTGATCGAAAAGGACATGGAGAGTCTCTCATTAAACGTCCAGGAGCAGGCAGGGGATCCTCTTACTTTTGAGAATGAGCATGAAGCATTAGGTGCTCTGTATGTGATCGAGGGATCTACACTGGGCGGGAACGTTATTGCAAAACAGCTTTCCAGGACGGAGGACTTTGATGGGGTAACCTTCCATTTCTTTGGCTGCTATCAGGAAAATACCGGGCCAATGTGGAAAAACTTCAAGGAAGAGCTGGACAGTGGAGTAGAGGAAAAGGACTACGATAAAGTTTTGTCCGGAGCCAGGAAATTATATGCTTTTTTGCTGAACGCTGACTGATGTTCACAAATTATTAATTATATCCTTTAAAAATTGCTCAACTTTTCCGGAATGTTTAAATTTGGAAACCGGAAGTCCGGCTGTCTGGCATACCCTTAATGCTTTGCTGTAAATTTTCCGTAAATCTGATTATAAATTTAAAAAAGTATACATTATGAAAGTAACCGTAGTAGGTGCAGGTGCTGTAGGAGCAAGTTGTGCAGAATACATCGCTATGAAAAACTTCTGTTCGGAAGTGGTTTTAGTAGATATTAAAGAAGGCTTTGCAGAAGGGAAAGCCATGGATTTGATGCAGACTGCATCACTTAATGGGTTTGATACCAAAATCACCGGTACAACAGGGGATTACAGCAAAACTGCGGGTTCTCATGTAGCCGTAATCACATCAGGGATCCCGAGAAAACCGGGAATGACCAGAGAAGAACTGATCGGCATTAATGCAGGCATTGTAAAAGAAGTAACGGAAAACCTGGTGAAAAATTCTCCTGAGGTCATCATCATTGTAGTATCCAATCCAATGGATACCATGGCTTACCTGGTACATAAGACATCCGGGCTTCCTAAACATAAGATCATCGGGATGGGCGGAGCTCTTGACTCGGCAAGGTTCAAATACAGACTGGCTGAAGCCCTTGAAGCCCCAATCTCCGACGTAGACGGAATGGTAATTGCTGCACACAGTGATACCGGAATGCTTCCGCTATTAAGCAAAGCGACAAGAAACGGAGTTCCTGTAACGGAATTCCTGGACGAAGAAAAACAAAAGTACGTTATTGAAGAAACCAAAGTGGGTGGGGCTACTTTAACCAAATTGCTGGGTACTTCCGCATGGTATGCACCAGGTGCTGCGGTTTCTGTAATGGTTCAGGCCATCGCGTGCGACCAGAAAAAAATGATCCCTTGTTCACTGATGCTGGAAGGGGAATACGGACAGAACGATATCTGCCTTGGTGTTCCTGCGATCATTGGTAAAAACGGAGTAGAGAAAATCGTAAACGTTACCCTTACCGCAGACGAACAGCTGAAATTTGCTGAAGCTGCGCGTGCAGTAAAAGAGGTAAACGGAGACCTGAAATTCTAACGATATCGAACTTTATATAAAGAATCGGCGCCCTTTTAGGGCGCCGATTCTTTGTTTGTTCACTCCATTTTCCCGTCATGCTTCTTTGCAACTTTGTTGTTTCGCTTTTTACCTTCAACTTTTCCCCCTGTTCACAAACCACTCATTTGCTGCCAATGCTCATGTTGTGAATCTGATGAATATCAGCCGGATACTCATTCCGGATTCGTATCTTTGATACTAGTTTTGAAATATATTGTTGCCATAGTATTGATGTTCACACTTGCAGTACAACCGTTGCTGCCGCTCATCAACTATGCTGTTCATTATGATTATATTGTAGAAAACCTCTGCGAAAACAGGGCGCAGCCGGAACTCATGTGCAACGGCAAGTGCTATGTATTCAGGCAGCTTGCCAAAAACGGCCGGGAACAGGCTTCCCAGGACAGCAGGAAAACCGTTTTTCCTTATGTAGATGTGTTTGTTGCGGAAGAAGGGATGTTTTCCTTTTGCGGTACTGCTGATATGGATGATCGTGCAGTTACTATCTTCTGTGAAGACTGTTATCTGCCACTGCTGTATTCCAGGATATTCCATCCTCCTTTGGCCTGATGACATCCTTTTTTTAATCAACTTTTACAGATTACAGAGCTAATGCTTTAATGATCAGCAGGCTGATGTCCTGTAGCCTTCATAGGGCTGTCAGGGAAGGAGTATAAACCTGAATCTTTTTAGAAAAGGATGATATGCCCGTCTGAACCGGTAGGGTTTAGATATCAATGATGAAAAATCTACAGAGATTAACAAAAAAAAAGAATCTTACGATGAAAATAGTATTACGCAGTTTTGTAGCAGCTATGCTGTTGTCAGGCTGCCACAAAGAACCTATGAAAAAAGAAATACAACCAACAGAAACCTCTGTTCAGAAACCCTCAGCCAAAGAACACCCGGCGGATGCTATGACTTCAGTAAGTCATGCACAGACTATGGATGCCGTCTTTGGAAAACCTAAAAAGGAGATCAGAACCATCGGGATCCTCGTTTACGACGGTGTGAATGACCTTGATTTTATGAATCCCCGATACGTTTTAGGTCAGGTTATGGGAGCGAAAGTCATGCTCATAGCCCTGAAGCCGGGCCTGTTTAAAACCGTGTCAGGAATTTCGGTACAACCGGATACTACCATTGATAAAGTACAGAAGCTGGATATCCTGATCATCCCGGGAGGCTTTAAGGGAACCGTGAAAGCAGCATATGATGAGAAGTTGCTGGACTGGATCCGGAAGATTGATCAAACCACCGTATACACCGGATCTGTGTGCACCGGAGCGTGGATTCTCGGCGCAACAGGCCTCCTGAAAGGAAGGAAAGCAACAACCAACTGGTTCGATGCCAAAGAAAAAATGGCTCAATACGGTGCTCATTTCGTACAGGAACGTTATACGCATGACGGTAAATACTGGACATCCGCCGGCGTAACAGCAGGCCTGGATATGTCGCTGGCTATCCTGAAAGATAATTGGGGCAGCAAGTATGCCCAGGCGGTCATGCTCGACCTTGAATATGATCCTGCACCCCCAGTAGAAGGCGGAACCCCAGAAAGAACGGACCCGGACGTAAGACAGATGATAACCGAACTCTACAAGGCGGGATTCAACCCGGTTATTGACAGCCTGGAAAGGGTAAAAAACAATCAATTAGGAAGATAAGGGAATGGCATACTGAAGTGTATAAAAGACCTGAATTTTTAAAAAAGAAGGTTAATCTTGCTCTCAGGATAAATAATTTCAAATGTATATGATTGGAACGCACTGCTTTAGTGCGTTTTTTTACTTTTTTTTCGGTAGCCATGTAACATAGGATGGCTTTCACCTGTCTTATCTGTAAATATCTACGTGATGAGAATAATTTTATCTTCTATTGCTTTACTGGCCGCTGGTCTTGCAACAGCCCAGACGCAGAAAGATACCTTGAAGCCGAAAGAAAAAGAAATAGAAGCTGTGGCGCTGGTCGTTAGGAAGCCTACCGTAGAATCCAAAGTTGACCGGACCGTTTTTAATGTGGCCAACAGTTCTATACTGGCCGGAAATACCACCTGGGACGTGCTGAGAATGACGCCCCTGGTAAGCATCGATAACAATGATGCGATTAAAGCGGAAGGAGAGTCGGTTACAGTATACATCAATGACCGGAAATCTGTTTTTACCGGCAAAGAGCTGAAAGAATATCTTGCCACCATCCCGGCAGACAACCTCATGAAGATAGAGGTCATTACAAGCCCGTCTTCGAGATATGAGAGCGCAGGTTCCGTTATTAACATCGTCCTGAAAAAACGGGATGATGAAGGCATCAAGGGAAGCATAACCCTCAACAACAGGCAGAATACCAAAAATTCCCAGTATACCAATGCCAACCTGAATTACCACCGCAAAAAGTTTACCCAGACCCTGGTCGGAAGTTACAGCGACAATACCTGGGTGCAGAGGAATTCTATTACCAATACGCTCTACGAAAACAATGATATCACCAATATCAATTCCTACAGCCAGCAGCGCTACCGGAGCCCGTCGCTTTCCTCTACCTCAGAATATGAGCTGAACGAAAAGAACAATATCGGTGTAATCCTGGAATATTACCAGAGCCGCAGCTTTTCAGATTCCCAGGCTGATGCCGTGAATTTTGCCAATGACCTTTTCAAATACTCCTATGCTCAGACCCAAAATTCCTCCGGTCTTGGGCGTACCCTGGGAACCAATATTTTCTATAAATATTACGACAAGGAAAAAAACAGGATCCTGGATGTGAATCTCGGGACCAATTATGACGGCCAGAGAGACGACAGCTATTTCCTGAAAAACTTCAGCAACAATCCGCTGCCGAATGAAATCGGGATTTTAACCGATACCCAGGCCCGCAACTATTATGTCAAGGTAGACTATACCCAGCCTCTGGGAAAATCCGGCGGGACCATTGAAGTGGGAGGGAAGATGAACTTCAATAACAACAGCATTCCGAACAACCTGTATGGGAACCAGCTCAGCGGCCTCAGCCAGAATGATATCTTCCATTATGAGGATAATATCAATTCCCTGTACGCCAACTACAGCAAGACCTTTTTCAAAAAGCTGGAAACCAGGATCGGCATCCGGTATGAAAGCACGTCTTTTAAAATCCGCCAGGATGTGGCGGGAACCTCCAGGAAAGATGGTTACGGGGCTTTCCTTCCGAATCTGTTGCTGAAATATTCCTTTTCGGAAAAACTGGATGTGAGCCTTACCTACAACCGGAACCTGTGGAGGCCTTGGTATGCGGAATTCAATCCGTTCTTGCTGCCAAATACGGACGGGATCTATACCCGCGGAAGCATTGACCTGGAACCCAATCCGAGTGACCGTTTATACCTGAAGATGGGACTGTTTAAGAAATATTTCCTCTCGGCAAGGTATATGTTTACCGATCAGGATTATTGGACGACTTTCGTCAATGAAAACGGCAAGACCATCAGCCAGGAAGCCAACTTCTTCGGGAAAGTGAAAAAATACTACCTTTTCGCTAATACCAATCAGACCTTCCTGAAAAATAAGCTTACGGTGAATGCCGGATTCGGGTGGTATTATATTGACAACAGCGACTTCAACGCAAAGAATGACCTGAAATCCAGGGACTACATCAGCTACTGGGGCGGTTCCACCAATATTTCCTATACCAATCTTTTCAACAAGAACATCAACCTCAGTGCATGGGTGGAAATCAACAACCAGAACAATGGAAACTCTATTGCGAATAATACCAATGTCTTCCATAACATCTCCGTGACAAAGATCTTCCCGAAA
This genomic window contains:
- a CDS encoding malate dehydrogenase, yielding MKVTVVGAGAVGASCAEYIAMKNFCSEVVLVDIKEGFAEGKAMDLMQTASLNGFDTKITGTTGDYSKTAGSHVAVITSGIPRKPGMTREELIGINAGIVKEVTENLVKNSPEVIIIVVSNPMDTMAYLVHKTSGLPKHKIIGMGGALDSARFKYRLAEALEAPISDVDGMVIAAHSDTGMLPLLSKATRNGVPVTEFLDEEKQKYVIEETKVGGATLTKLLGTSAWYAPGAAVSVMVQAIACDQKKMIPCSLMLEGEYGQNDICLGVPAIIGKNGVEKIVNVTLTADEQLKFAEAARAVKEVNGDLKF
- a CDS encoding DJ-1/PfpI family protein — protein: MKIVLRSFVAAMLLSGCHKEPMKKEIQPTETSVQKPSAKEHPADAMTSVSHAQTMDAVFGKPKKEIRTIGILVYDGVNDLDFMNPRYVLGQVMGAKVMLIALKPGLFKTVSGISVQPDTTIDKVQKLDILIIPGGFKGTVKAAYDEKLLDWIRKIDQTTVYTGSVCTGAWILGATGLLKGRKATTNWFDAKEKMAQYGAHFVQERYTHDGKYWTSAGVTAGLDMSLAILKDNWGSKYAQAVMLDLEYDPAPPVEGGTPERTDPDVRQMITELYKAGFNPVIDSLERVKNNQLGR
- a CDS encoding outer membrane beta-barrel protein — translated: MRIILSSIALLAAGLATAQTQKDTLKPKEKEIEAVALVVRKPTVESKVDRTVFNVANSSILAGNTTWDVLRMTPLVSIDNNDAIKAEGESVTVYINDRKSVFTGKELKEYLATIPADNLMKIEVITSPSSRYESAGSVINIVLKKRDDEGIKGSITLNNRQNTKNSQYTNANLNYHRKKFTQTLVGSYSDNTWVQRNSITNTLYENNDITNINSYSQQRYRSPSLSSTSEYELNEKNNIGVILEYYQSRSFSDSQADAVNFANDLFKYSYAQTQNSSGLGRTLGTNIFYKYYDKEKNRILDVNLGTNYDGQRDDSYFLKNFSNNPLPNEIGILTDTQARNYYVKVDYTQPLGKSGGTIEVGGKMNFNNNSIPNNLYGNQLSGLSQNDIFHYEDNINSLYANYSKTFFKKLETRIGIRYESTSFKIRQDVAGTSRKDGYGAFLPNLLLKYSFSEKLDVSLTYNRNLWRPWYAEFNPFLLPNTDGIYTRGSIDLEPNPSDRLYLKMGLFKKYFLSARYMFTDQDYWTTFVNENGKTISQEANFFGKVKKYYLFANTNQTFLKNKLTVNAGFGWYYIDNSDFNAKNDLKSRDYISYWGGSTNISYTNLFNKNINLSAWVEINNQNNGNSIANNTNVFHNISVTKIFPKTQMEVSLQLMNIFQRPNFDATTYSAQGTFRNASRSDWHGFSLTFVKRFGNQKVKDNTKTDVEKDGGGK